The following are encoded in a window of Chondrinema litorale genomic DNA:
- a CDS encoding NAD(P)/FAD-dependent oxidoreductase codes for MKYDVIVIGGGAAGFFGAIQCAERNPKLNILILERSAQVLGKVKISGGGRCNVTHGCFDPREMTGFYPRGIKELLGPFHQFLCGDMMGWLEDHGVSTKIEDDGRVFPVTDNSQTIIDCFIQQCRKNKIQITTGKSVTQIKPTETGWRVQTKEETFSADKVLLTTGSSPAVWKMLGKIGYDIIEPVPSLFTFNIKNPLLKDLLGIAVPNAEVKIKNTSFAESGPLLITHWGLSGPAVLKLSAWAARELFDLNYNFTISVNWTGKSSEDIEAEIQQNRKTQGKKNVANLQIAQLPKRLWQRMVKLNLPENINYASMNSQQISAMVETITDCKIEVKGKSTFKDEFVTCGGIDTKNIHFKTMESKLHLGLHFAGEVTNIDAITGGFNFQAAWTTAFLAAKGICGE; via the coding sequence ATGAAATACGATGTAATAGTAATTGGCGGCGGTGCAGCAGGTTTTTTCGGAGCGATCCAATGTGCAGAAAGAAATCCGAAATTGAACATCTTAATTCTGGAAAGATCTGCACAGGTACTTGGTAAAGTAAAGATTTCTGGTGGTGGCAGATGCAATGTAACTCATGGCTGTTTCGACCCGAGAGAGATGACGGGATTCTATCCTCGTGGAATCAAAGAATTGCTTGGCCCTTTTCATCAGTTTTTGTGTGGCGATATGATGGGCTGGCTAGAAGACCACGGTGTAAGTACCAAGATCGAAGATGATGGAAGGGTTTTTCCTGTTACAGATAATTCGCAAACCATTATCGATTGTTTTATTCAGCAATGCCGAAAAAATAAGATTCAGATTACTACTGGCAAATCGGTTACCCAGATTAAACCCACCGAAACAGGATGGCGAGTACAAACCAAAGAAGAAACTTTTAGTGCCGATAAAGTGCTTTTAACCACTGGTAGCAGCCCTGCTGTTTGGAAAATGTTAGGCAAAATCGGTTACGATATTATAGAGCCTGTACCTTCACTTTTTACTTTCAATATCAAAAATCCTTTACTGAAAGATTTACTCGGTATAGCCGTGCCCAATGCCGAAGTGAAAATTAAAAACACGTCTTTTGCTGAGTCTGGCCCCCTACTAATTACGCACTGGGGATTAAGTGGTCCGGCAGTACTCAAACTTTCTGCTTGGGCTGCTAGAGAGCTTTTTGATCTCAATTACAATTTTACAATTTCTGTAAATTGGACAGGAAAATCTAGTGAAGATATAGAAGCAGAAATTCAGCAGAATAGAAAAACGCAGGGGAAGAAAAATGTGGCGAATTTGCAAATTGCGCAATTGCCTAAAAGATTATGGCAAAGAATGGTGAAACTAAATTTGCCAGAAAATATAAATTATGCTTCGATGAACAGCCAGCAGATTAGTGCAATGGTAGAAACTATAACTGACTGCAAAATAGAAGTAAAAGGGAAAAGTACTTTTAAAGATGAGTTTGTAACCTGCGGAGGAATCGATACCAAAAACATCCATTTTAAAACCATGGAAAGCAAACTGCATCTGGGTTTGCACTTTGCCGGAGAAGTAACCAACATAGATGCGATCACTGGTGGTTTCAATTTCCAAGCCGCTTGGACAACTGCTTTTCTAGCTGCAAAAGGAATTTGTGGGGAATAA
- a CDS encoding DsbA family oxidoreductase yields the protein MKVEIWSDVMCPWCYVGKRRFEKALAQFPQADQIEVEWKSFQLMPGLKTDASVNINEFLAREKGVSLDQAKQMNDQVSQVAASVGLNYQFDKVVPANTFNAHRFLHFAKTQGKQNEAKERLMHAFFIEGKNLDDKAVLLELGKELGLAEEALTKAINEESFANEVVSDIAEGQKLGLSGVPFFVFNRKYGVSGAQETGVFLRAIEESFADWKNNQPLTDIKGSDSHGHSCGHDGCC from the coding sequence ATGAAAGTAGAAATTTGGAGTGACGTAATGTGTCCGTGGTGCTACGTCGGAAAAAGAAGATTTGAAAAAGCTTTGGCTCAATTCCCACAAGCAGATCAAATTGAAGTTGAATGGAAAAGTTTCCAGTTAATGCCGGGACTTAAGACTGACGCTTCTGTAAATATCAATGAGTTTTTGGCAAGGGAGAAAGGAGTGAGTTTAGATCAGGCAAAACAGATGAATGATCAAGTGAGTCAGGTTGCTGCCAGTGTGGGTTTAAATTATCAGTTTGATAAAGTAGTTCCTGCCAATACTTTTAATGCGCATCGCTTTTTACATTTTGCTAAAACGCAAGGCAAGCAAAATGAAGCTAAAGAAAGATTGATGCATGCCTTTTTTATTGAAGGAAAAAATCTGGACGATAAAGCTGTTTTGCTTGAATTGGGTAAAGAGCTTGGCTTAGCAGAAGAAGCTTTAACCAAAGCGATAAACGAAGAAAGCTTTGCTAATGAAGTAGTAAGCGATATTGCAGAAGGGCAGAAATTAGGACTTAGTGGTGTTCCGTTTTTTGTTTTCAATAGAAAATATGGCGTTTCTGGTGCACAAGAAACAGGCGTGTTTTTAAGAGCTATCGAAGAATCGTTTGCAGACTGGAAAAACAATCAACCTTTAACAGATATAAAAGGCTCAGATAGTCATGGCCACAGCTGCGGGCATGATGGGTGTTGTTAA
- a CDS encoding response regulator transcription factor, giving the protein MKILIVEDNKELSENVRDYLSREGYICNTAFTFIEAVNSISAFEYDMLVLDIMLPDGNGLEVLKDLKKKQPATGVLIISARDKLDDRLSGLDYGADDYLTKPFHLSELNARLKAVYRRRNFEGQQRIIFNEISIDPDKFEVTIHDEPLILTRKELELLEYFLANKNRVLTKQSIAEHLWGDQVDLYDSFDFVYQHIKNLRKKITKAGGKDYLQNIYGMGYKFNPTPV; this is encoded by the coding sequence ATGAAAATACTGATAGTTGAAGATAATAAAGAGCTCTCTGAAAATGTGAGAGACTATTTATCGAGAGAAGGTTATATCTGTAATACAGCTTTTACATTTATTGAAGCAGTAAACAGCATTTCGGCATTTGAATACGATATGCTTGTGCTAGATATTATGCTGCCTGACGGCAATGGACTTGAAGTATTAAAAGATTTAAAAAAGAAACAACCTGCTACTGGCGTGCTCATTATTTCTGCAAGAGATAAACTAGACGATAGACTCTCTGGCTTAGATTATGGAGCAGACGATTATCTCACCAAGCCTTTCCATCTTTCTGAATTAAATGCTCGCTTAAAGGCTGTTTATCGCAGAAGAAATTTTGAAGGACAACAAAGAATTATCTTTAATGAAATTAGTATCGACCCAGATAAGTTTGAGGTTACTATACACGATGAACCGCTAATTTTAACTCGTAAAGAGCTAGAATTACTTGAGTATTTTCTGGCAAATAAAAACAGGGTTTTAACTAAGCAATCAATTGCAGAACACCTTTGGGGTGATCAGGTAGATTTATACGATTCTTTCGATTTTGTGTATCAGCATATTAAAAACTTGAGAAAGAAAATAACCAAAGCAGGTGGTAAAGATTACTTGCAAAACATTTACGGAATGGGTTATAAATTTAATCCGACTCCGGTTTAG
- a CDS encoding MoaD/ThiS family protein, producing MAIVRFTSALRRFFPDLKDTEFEGATVKETLNNIEKSYPGILSYLLDDNGALRKHVNIYLQNELIQDRQHFYDQVKEDDEIIIFQALSGG from the coding sequence ATGGCTATTGTCAGGTTTACATCGGCACTCAGGAGGTTTTTTCCTGATTTAAAAGATACAGAGTTTGAGGGAGCAACTGTAAAAGAGACATTGAATAACATTGAAAAATCGTATCCGGGAATACTTTCTTATTTGCTCGATGATAATGGAGCATTGCGTAAGCACGTGAATATATATTTGCAAAATGAATTAATTCAAGACCGCCAGCATTTTTACGATCAGGTAAAAGAGGATGACGAAATTATAATTTTTCAGGCACTTTCTGGCGGATAA
- a CDS encoding IS4 family transposase — MKSHDKSNKLVSILKQEVGGNKARLCMLGYLITSLLKVRNVNFNRLASGYHNGALLSSKIRRIQRFFAEFEFQESVYCQLIIKMLPLSGKYRLSLDRTNWKLGKRNINILFLSVLYEGVGLPVFWCVLGDKRGNSSQTERIDLLERFMAHFGKNKIEYLTADREFIGQEWLSFLAAHQLRFFIRVRNNMHFTLCNGKKVKAHWLLLAQPLHQVYFHPKIVYLQNTLVYYSGLKYVDQNGKIAYLILVSFQQTDLSLQVYKNRWQIETMFRAFKSAGFQLENTHVVDEKRLDTLIKVIAIAFIWSYNLGIYLNQKHKQIPIKKHGRRAVSLFTYGLDFLTEAFINNIYRAINKALYLFLSCT, encoded by the coding sequence ATGAAAAGCCATGATAAAAGTAACAAATTAGTATCTATTTTAAAGCAAGAAGTAGGTGGAAATAAAGCTCGTTTATGTATGTTGGGCTATTTAATTACCTCTTTGCTGAAAGTGCGTAATGTCAATTTTAACCGTTTAGCCTCTGGTTATCATAACGGTGCGCTACTTTCTTCAAAAATACGCAGGATACAACGTTTCTTTGCAGAGTTTGAATTTCAAGAGTCAGTCTACTGCCAATTGATCATTAAAATGTTACCCCTATCTGGTAAATATCGTTTGAGCCTAGATCGAACCAATTGGAAACTGGGCAAGCGTAATATCAATATTCTATTCTTATCTGTATTGTATGAAGGAGTGGGTTTACCCGTATTTTGGTGTGTGCTGGGAGATAAACGGGGGAACTCCTCTCAAACAGAGCGCATAGACCTGTTGGAACGTTTTATGGCACATTTTGGCAAAAACAAGATTGAATATTTGACGGCAGACAGAGAGTTTATAGGGCAGGAATGGCTGTCTTTTTTGGCCGCTCACCAACTTCGTTTCTTCATTAGGGTGCGTAATAATATGCATTTTACCCTTTGTAATGGCAAAAAAGTTAAAGCCCATTGGCTATTGTTAGCACAACCCCTGCATCAAGTTTATTTTCATCCCAAAATCGTTTATTTACAGAACACTTTGGTTTATTATTCTGGGCTAAAATATGTAGATCAAAATGGAAAAATAGCCTATCTGATATTAGTATCCTTCCAACAAACAGATTTGAGCTTGCAGGTTTATAAAAACCGTTGGCAAATAGAAACAATGTTCAGAGCATTTAAATCAGCAGGTTTTCAATTGGAAAATACCCATGTGGTTGATGAGAAAAGACTGGATACCCTCATTAAAGTGATAGCCATTGCATTTATTTGGTCATACAACTTAGGTATCTACCTGAACCAAAAACATAAGCAAATACCTATCAAAAAACATGGAAGAAGAGCGGTGAGCCTATTTACTTATGGGTTAGACTTCTTGACTGAGGCTTTTATTAATAACATTTATAGAGCTATCAATAAGGCTTTATACCTTTTTTTGTCGTGTACTTAG
- a CDS encoding XdhC family protein yields the protein MKDLLSQIAIWQQQGKKLALARVIKTWGSSPRPVGSSMIITEDMEMAGSVSGGCVEGAVLKATKSISNPHDGLNLQFGISNDEAWTVGLSCGGKLDVYLQNLNDDELFATLLEKLNHNESCVLVTDLSEHKSTNILFSPDGKVIIKDGEITISDNLFKTVTEAYKHRKNELLTEGEHNFFIQNFPRKSQLLIIGAAHITSALVKLADIYDFESVVIDPRGIFAQNTSFEIEPDQLIEEYPSEVLSKFDLDAQTYAVILSHDPKIDDDALHALLPSDVAYIGALGSKKNQAKRAARLQEAGFTEEQINKIEGPIGLNIGASGAKEIALSIMASIIKTKNGVS from the coding sequence ATGAAAGACCTACTTTCACAAATAGCCATTTGGCAACAACAAGGAAAAAAACTAGCACTAGCTCGCGTAATAAAAACTTGGGGCTCCTCTCCCCGACCTGTTGGCTCAAGCATGATTATTACCGAAGATATGGAAATGGCTGGCTCAGTAAGTGGTGGTTGCGTAGAAGGAGCTGTATTAAAAGCCACCAAATCCATATCAAACCCGCATGATGGGTTAAACCTACAATTTGGAATTAGCAACGATGAGGCTTGGACAGTTGGTTTGAGTTGTGGTGGTAAACTCGATGTATATCTTCAAAACTTAAATGATGATGAACTTTTTGCCACTTTATTAGAAAAACTTAACCATAACGAAAGTTGCGTTTTAGTGACTGATCTAAGTGAACATAAGTCTACCAATATTTTATTTAGTCCAGATGGAAAAGTGATTATTAAGGATGGAGAAATAACCATAAGCGACAACTTATTTAAGACTGTAACTGAAGCTTATAAACACAGAAAAAATGAGCTACTAACTGAGGGAGAACATAACTTTTTTATACAGAACTTTCCAAGAAAAAGCCAGCTATTAATTATTGGTGCGGCTCATATCACTTCTGCATTAGTGAAACTGGCAGACATCTACGATTTTGAAAGTGTTGTGATTGATCCTCGTGGAATTTTTGCTCAAAATACCAGTTTCGAAATAGAACCAGATCAATTGATAGAAGAATACCCTTCTGAAGTGTTGAGTAAATTCGATTTAGATGCACAAACCTATGCAGTAATTCTCTCGCATGACCCTAAGATTGACGATGATGCCTTGCATGCTTTATTACCATCTGATGTGGCTTACATCGGTGCACTTGGAAGCAAGAAAAACCAAGCAAAAAGAGCTGCCAGACTACAAGAAGCTGGTTTTACCGAAGAACAAATTAATAAGATAGAAGGTCCGATCGGCTTAAATATTGGTGCCAGTGGTGCCAAAGAAATTGCTTTGAGCATTATGGCATCTATCATCAAAACTAAGAATGGAGTTAGCTGA
- the sufU gene encoding Fe-S cluster assembly sulfur transfer protein SufU, which translates to MSNQLNSLYHEVIKKHNKEPYHFEKVPTATLSLRANNPICGDRFDLFIDADKDILDDLHFHGFGCAISKASSSIMIQTLEGKSYEEAIDICSNFLAYIHNELEGEVYSVDFEAFEALQTQTARLDCAALSWKTMLEFLKQKTKQQ; encoded by the coding sequence GTGAGCAATCAGTTAAACAGCCTATATCACGAAGTAATTAAAAAGCATAATAAAGAGCCATATCATTTTGAAAAAGTGCCAACAGCGACTTTAAGTTTGCGGGCAAATAATCCGATTTGTGGCGACCGATTCGATTTATTTATTGATGCTGATAAGGATATATTGGATGATTTGCATTTTCATGGTTTTGGCTGTGCCATTTCGAAGGCATCTTCTTCTATTATGATTCAAACATTAGAAGGTAAAAGCTATGAAGAAGCAATCGATATTTGCAGCAATTTTCTAGCTTACATCCACAATGAATTAGAAGGTGAAGTGTATAGTGTTGACTTTGAGGCCTTTGAAGCTTTGCAAACACAAACAGCCAGACTAGACTGTGCGGCACTCAGTTGGAAAACGATGCTAGAATTTCTGAAACAAAAAACGAAACAACAATGA
- a CDS encoding aminotransferase class V-fold PLP-dependent enzyme, with the protein MPFDAQAIKKQFPLFNKFPDLVYLDSAATAQKPQSMIDAVSAFYSFENSNIHRGVYDLSAQATQKYEGVRKQLHQFLGGNSANCFTFCAGTTDAINMVAEGYLADQLEEGDKVIISEMEHHANLIPWQQICKKKKALLVVIPIDENGELDISQLENLLDNSTKLIAITHISNTLGTINPIKEITELAHLYGVPVLIDGAQSVGHFSVNITEIGADFLVFSGHKMFGPTGIGVLYCAEKFHDQVKPTKFGGGNITEVSFEEASWMKYPHGMEAGTRNIAGVIGLGAALDFVEQLDLQETFVHEQNLAALLRKEIGEMDGVEVVSIPKHFAGIVSFQVADVHPHDVASFLSDAKIAVRAGHHCTQPLLNGMDIPATVRASFSIYNTEEDVARLVNALVELKKFWM; encoded by the coding sequence ATGCCTTTTGATGCCCAAGCCATTAAAAAACAATTTCCACTTTTCAATAAATTTCCTGATCTGGTTTATCTGGACAGCGCGGCTACTGCACAAAAACCACAGTCGATGATAGATGCTGTTTCGGCATTTTATAGTTTCGAAAATTCGAATATCCATCGAGGTGTATACGATCTTTCGGCTCAGGCAACACAAAAGTACGAAGGTGTAAGAAAGCAATTGCATCAGTTTTTGGGTGGAAATTCAGCCAATTGCTTTACCTTTTGTGCAGGTACAACTGATGCGATTAACATGGTGGCAGAAGGTTATTTGGCAGATCAATTGGAAGAAGGTGATAAGGTAATTATCTCTGAAATGGAGCATCACGCCAACCTGATTCCGTGGCAGCAAATCTGTAAGAAAAAGAAGGCTTTATTAGTAGTAATTCCTATTGATGAAAATGGAGAATTAGATATTTCTCAATTAGAGAATTTGTTAGATAATAGCACAAAGTTGATAGCTATTACCCACATTTCCAATACTTTAGGAACGATTAACCCAATTAAAGAAATTACAGAATTGGCACATCTATACGGTGTTCCTGTGTTAATAGATGGCGCACAAAGTGTTGGACATTTCTCTGTAAATATCACTGAAATCGGCGCTGATTTTCTAGTTTTCTCTGGACATAAAATGTTTGGGCCTACTGGTATTGGTGTGCTTTATTGTGCCGAAAAATTTCACGATCAGGTAAAGCCGACTAAATTTGGTGGTGGAAATATTACCGAAGTGAGTTTTGAAGAAGCCAGTTGGATGAAATATCCACATGGTATGGAAGCAGGAACGCGAAACATCGCCGGGGTAATTGGTTTGGGTGCGGCATTGGATTTTGTGGAGCAATTAGATTTGCAAGAGACTTTTGTACATGAGCAAAATCTAGCAGCTTTGCTTAGAAAAGAAATTGGAGAGATGGATGGAGTTGAAGTAGTTAGTATTCCGAAACATTTTGCCGGAATTGTTTCTTTTCAAGTAGCAGATGTGCATCCGCATGATGTTGCCAGTTTTCTTTCTGATGCAAAAATTGCTGTAAGAGCGGGGCATCATTGTACACAACCTTTACTTAACGGAATGGATATTCCCGCAACTGTTCGCGCATCTTTTTCTATTTATAATACAGAAGAAGATGTAGCGAGATTGGTAAATGCCTTGGTAGAACTTAAAAAATTTTGGATGTGA
- a CDS encoding WD40/YVTN/BNR-like repeat-containing protein translates to MKLLAGTSKGLVIYERKSGSWELLDIQFTGFPVSMLFVDERNGYWWVGVSHRHWGQKLHYSTNEGKSWETVPTPSYKDYEYRPGKKVPLKKIWVMQGAGEDKPGCLWLGTEPGGLFYSDDNGKNFELVEGLWNHPSRMNDMEWFGAGKDYPFIHSIVVNPQNSDHVYIGVSCAGVFETKDAGKNWIPKNNGLRAAYLPNPKAEVGHDPHLLLMNQDNPQVIWQQNHCGIFKTDDAGENWFDVSGKDQFPYYGFGLAIGEDEKTAWVIPAESDEKRIPKDLELAVYKTVDAGKSWQAQLNGLPKPPVFEIVLRHSFVRKDKTLAFGTNNGNLYLSDNKGENWFNLSNHLTSVNFLLLTKK, encoded by the coding sequence ATGAAATTACTTGCAGGCACATCTAAAGGATTGGTGATTTACGAGCGTAAATCTGGCAGTTGGGAATTATTAGATATACAATTTACAGGTTTTCCTGTCTCTATGCTTTTTGTTGATGAACGAAATGGCTATTGGTGGGTAGGTGTTTCGCATCGGCATTGGGGACAAAAACTACACTATTCTACTAATGAAGGCAAAAGTTGGGAAACTGTTCCAACACCTTCTTACAAAGATTATGAATACAGACCCGGAAAAAAAGTACCACTCAAGAAAATTTGGGTAATGCAAGGTGCCGGAGAAGATAAACCCGGTTGTTTATGGCTCGGAACAGAGCCCGGAGGTTTGTTTTACAGTGATGATAATGGGAAAAACTTTGAGTTGGTAGAAGGCTTATGGAATCACCCAAGTCGTATGAACGACATGGAATGGTTTGGCGCGGGAAAAGACTATCCTTTTATCCATTCGATTGTTGTAAATCCACAAAATAGCGATCATGTTTATATCGGAGTGAGTTGTGCTGGTGTATTTGAAACAAAAGATGCAGGCAAAAACTGGATACCTAAAAACAATGGATTGAGAGCTGCATATTTGCCAAACCCAAAGGCAGAAGTTGGTCACGATCCACATTTGTTACTTATGAATCAAGATAATCCCCAAGTTATCTGGCAGCAAAACCATTGTGGTATTTTTAAAACCGATGATGCCGGAGAAAACTGGTTTGATGTAAGTGGTAAAGATCAATTTCCTTACTATGGTTTTGGGCTGGCAATTGGCGAAGATGAAAAAACTGCTTGGGTAATTCCAGCAGAAAGTGACGAAAAGAGAATTCCTAAAGATTTAGAATTGGCAGTGTATAAAACTGTTGATGCAGGCAAAAGCTGGCAAGCACAATTAAACGGTTTGCCAAAACCACCAGTTTTTGAAATTGTTCTCAGGCATTCTTTTGTAAGAAAAGATAAAACTCTAGCTTTTGGAACGAACAATGGCAATTTGTATCTTTCGGATAATAAAGGTGAAAACTGGTTTAATTTATCGAATCACCTTACTTCTGTAAACTTCCTTCTTTTAACCAAAAAATAA
- a CDS encoding SRPBCC family protein has product MPLIKLQTHILAPVERVFDLSRSIDLHQFSVSETHEKAITGKTSGLLELGETVTWRAKHLGIYQQLTVKMTSLEKPQFFVDEMQKGAFQSMKHLHKFDSQGDTTIMYDEFNFESPFGVIGKLFNRLYLENYMKSFLEIRNQSIKQIAESDEWSRFIRE; this is encoded by the coding sequence ATGCCTCTCATCAAACTACAAACCCATATTCTTGCTCCTGTTGAAAGGGTATTTGATCTTTCTCGAAGTATAGATTTGCATCAGTTTTCGGTAAGTGAAACTCACGAAAAAGCGATTACGGGTAAAACTTCGGGTTTGTTAGAGTTGGGTGAAACGGTAACTTGGAGAGCTAAACATTTGGGAATCTACCAGCAATTAACAGTTAAAATGACTAGTTTAGAGAAGCCTCAATTTTTTGTAGACGAGATGCAAAAAGGAGCTTTCCAATCAATGAAACACCTGCATAAATTTGATTCTCAAGGAGATACGACCATCATGTACGATGAGTTCAATTTTGAATCTCCATTCGGAGTTATCGGTAAGCTTTTTAACAGGTTGTATTTAGAAAACTACATGAAATCATTTCTGGAAATCAGAAACCAATCCATCAAACAAATCGCCGAATCTGATGAATGGAGTAGGTTTATCAGGGAATAA
- a CDS encoding molybdenum cofactor biosynthesis protein MoaE, translating to MTDIQIFDTPLDTGKCVDLAINPASGGNTAFIGTVRDQTKGKKVVKLEFESYIPMAISEMQKIADTVVERWKAYSVIIHHRVGTLAIGEVAVIIVVATPHRAAAFEACQYAIDTLKETVPIWKKEFFEDGEVWVAAHP from the coding sequence ATGACAGACATACAAATATTTGATACTCCGCTCGATACTGGAAAATGTGTAGACTTAGCGATAAATCCTGCTTCTGGTGGCAATACTGCTTTTATCGGTACGGTGAGAGATCAAACTAAAGGCAAAAAGGTGGTCAAGCTCGAATTCGAATCTTACATACCAATGGCCATCTCCGAAATGCAGAAAATTGCTGATACAGTTGTAGAGCGTTGGAAAGCTTATAGTGTGATAATTCACCACCGAGTGGGCACATTGGCAATCGGTGAAGTGGCTGTAATTATTGTTGTAGCAACACCTCATCGAGCAGCAGCTTTTGAAGCTTGCCAGTATGCCATAGACACCCTAAAAGAAACAGTCCCCATCTGGAAAAAAGAGTTTTTTGAAGATGGCGAAGTTTGGGTGGCAGCGCATCCTTGA
- the tyrS gene encoding tyrosine--tRNA ligase: MRLYTFFCRVLSKRFTENTPIAMHELVYPVLQGFDSLQIKSDIEMGGTDQLFNCTMGRQLQESHHQSAQIVMCMALLRGLDGKEKMSKSLNNIIGLTDEPNDMFGKVMSIPDSLISEYLDLATDFSNEAKKAIQLRLDAGENPMEIKKLIAKNIISQYHNAKSAEEAEAFFSQQFQNKNFEEKVFQPFSIADFNADSQMVSILDACYLLKNDLSKTAVRRLIQSGAVQVDNEKIMDEYTLIKLISGKKFKIGKRDFFVLE, from the coding sequence ATAAGGCTTTATACCTTTTTTTGTCGTGTACTTAGCAAACGATTTACCGAAAATACACCGATTGCCATGCATGAATTGGTATACCCGGTTCTTCAAGGTTTTGATTCGTTACAGATTAAGAGCGATATAGAAATGGGTGGAACCGATCAGCTTTTTAATTGCACTATGGGCAGGCAGTTGCAGGAGTCTCATCATCAATCAGCTCAAATAGTCATGTGCATGGCCTTGCTACGCGGGTTAGATGGGAAGGAAAAGATGAGCAAATCGCTCAATAATATTATCGGCTTAACTGATGAACCAAATGATATGTTTGGCAAGGTGATGTCCATTCCAGATAGTTTGATAAGTGAATACCTAGACTTAGCAACTGATTTTTCTAATGAAGCAAAGAAAGCAATTCAGTTAAGGCTAGACGCGGGAGAAAATCCTATGGAGATTAAAAAACTGATTGCTAAAAACATCATCAGTCAATACCATAATGCGAAAAGTGCCGAGGAAGCGGAAGCCTTTTTTAGCCAACAATTCCAGAATAAGAATTTCGAAGAGAAGGTATTTCAACCTTTTTCGATAGCAGATTTTAATGCTGATAGCCAAATGGTTTCCATTTTAGATGCATGCTATTTGCTAAAGAACGATTTGAGTAAAACAGCAGTAAGAAGGTTGATACAAAGTGGAGCAGTGCAGGTTGATAATGAAAAAATTATGGATGAATACACCTTAATTAAGCTGATTTCTGGCAAAAAATTCAAGATTGGTAAAAGAGATTTTTTTGTTTTGGAATGA